A genomic stretch from Dehalococcoidales bacterium includes:
- a CDS encoding FMN-binding glutamate synthase family protein, with product MNLQRPNSDEATRTANRSRSVSPASGICSRCIDGCTGNCEVFKATFRSRELLYPGPFGDITAGGDKDYPVDYSHLNIQGYALGAKGLPDNVAGDSDSAIFPAVKTETEYGWDKKVRMCLPVFTGALGSTEIARKNWEHFAVGAALSGITLVCGENVCGIDPQLELDSHGKITSAPDMDRRIEIYRRYHRGYGEILVQMNVEDTRLGVAEYVSQKHGLDTIELKWGQGAKCIGGEIKVNSLERALELQRRGYIVTPDPSHPLSQASFKDGSLKEFERHSRLGFIDEESFYAEIERLRNLGFKRITLKTGAYGLRELAMAIRWGSRAKIDLLTIDGAGGGTGMSPWRMMEEWGMPSLYLHAAAYDFCERLANRGERVPDIAFGGGFSSEDGVFKALALGAPFTKAVCMGRALMIPGMVGKNIALWLKDGKLPNTVSQFGSTPEEIFVCYEEIKDLVGPEEMKNIPLGALGIYSYSEKLRVGLQQIMAGARCFSLPAISRNDLMSLTDECARVTSIPYLMNAYREEAIDILEDRYNGHSDRDAIGSLLSYMGTSRRVRTYE from the coding sequence ATGAATCTGCAAAGACCAAACTCTGATGAGGCTACAAGGACTGCCAACCGCTCCCGAAGCGTATCACCTGCAAGCGGCATATGCTCACGGTGTATCGATGGGTGTACCGGAAACTGCGAAGTGTTCAAGGCAACCTTTCGCAGCAGGGAGCTGCTCTATCCTGGACCCTTCGGTGATATTACCGCCGGCGGAGACAAGGACTATCCTGTTGATTATTCACACTTAAATATACAGGGGTATGCCTTGGGAGCCAAGGGCTTACCAGATAATGTTGCCGGGGACTCGGATTCCGCTATTTTCCCGGCAGTAAAAACTGAGACTGAGTATGGTTGGGATAAGAAGGTCAGGATGTGCCTGCCGGTATTTACCGGTGCCCTCGGTTCTACCGAGATTGCCCGCAAGAACTGGGAGCACTTCGCTGTTGGCGCTGCCCTTAGCGGTATAACGCTTGTCTGCGGCGAAAATGTGTGTGGCATTGACCCTCAGCTTGAATTGGATAGTCATGGCAAGATTACTTCCGCGCCGGATATGGACCGCCGCATTGAAATCTATCGGCGTTATCACCGTGGGTATGGTGAAATTCTGGTGCAAATGAATGTTGAGGATACTAGGTTGGGGGTAGCTGAGTATGTAAGCCAGAAGCACGGGCTGGATACCATTGAGCTAAAATGGGGGCAAGGCGCTAAATGTATCGGTGGTGAGATTAAGGTTAATAGCCTAGAGCGGGCCCTGGAGCTGCAAAGACGCGGTTATATCGTCACCCCTGATCCTTCACACCCCCTCAGCCAGGCAAGTTTTAAGGATGGCTCACTGAAAGAATTTGAGCGTCACAGCCGCCTCGGCTTCATTGATGAAGAAAGCTTCTATGCCGAAATAGAGCGATTAAGGAATCTGGGCTTTAAGCGTATTACCTTGAAAACGGGAGCCTATGGTCTACGTGAATTGGCCATGGCGATAAGATGGGGCTCAAGAGCAAAAATTGACCTGTTGACCATAGATGGTGCTGGCGGTGGTACCGGAATGAGTCCCTGGCGCATGATGGAGGAATGGGGTATGCCCAGTCTCTATCTTCATGCCGCTGCTTATGATTTCTGTGAGAGACTGGCTAACCGGGGTGAGCGGGTACCCGATATCGCCTTTGGTGGCGGATTCAGCAGCGAGGATGGTGTTTTCAAGGCGCTGGCTCTGGGTGCACCCTTTACCAAAGCGGTATGCATGGGTCGGGCGCTTATGATCCCGGGCATGGTGGGGAAGAACATTGCGCTATGGCTTAAGGATGGCAAGTTGCCCAATACCGTTAGCCAGTTCGGGTCAACACCGGAGGAAATATTTGTCTGTTACGAAGAGATTAAGGATTTAGTCGGCCCTGAAGAAATGAAGAATATCCCACTCGGTGCTTTAGGCATATATAGCTACAGTGAAAAGCTGCGGGTAGGCCTCCAGCAGATAATGGCCGGAGCCAGGTGTTTCAGCTTGCCGGCAATCAGCCGTAACGACCTTATGTCACTAACCGATGAGTGTGCCAGGGTCACTAGCATACCTTACCTGATGAATGCCTATAGAGAAGAGGCGATAGATATTCTAGAGGATCG